In Aegilops tauschii subsp. strangulata cultivar AL8/78 chromosome 3, Aet v6.0, whole genome shotgun sequence, one genomic interval encodes:
- the LOC109779334 gene encoding protein arginine methyltransferase NDUFAF7 homolog, mitochondrial translates to MAPAYLATIHALRRAARWAPAALFSSGIVAGDKPVLVRDFVRSALYDPNHGYFSKRSGPVGVLDSAIRFHKLEGRTAYMKHLDKLYKMHDISWFTPVELFKPWYAYAIAASILRTANLSVPLKIYEIGGGSGTCAKCVLDYMMLNAPPKVYNNMKYISVEISSSLAEKQLETVGEVQSHLSKFTVEHRDATDIAGWGCKDPQPCWVLMLEVLDNLPHDLVYSPDQVSPWMEVWIEKVNGSSQVCEVYKPLQDPLVSRCSEIVGMNEENPSLREKLSFAAKGLVSKVFPKPRRAWLPTGCLKLLDTLHQTLPSMSLIASDFSYLPDVSIPGDRAPLVSSKKDGKTLDHPNYLDAQGDADIFFPTDFLLLEQIDHHCSGFSKDQMKRGAFKPVKSRRTIILDSAAFMEEFGMPLKTRTKDGYNPLLDDFRNTKFYLSVPTHNKK, encoded by the exons ATGGCGCCGGCGTACTTGGCGACCATCCACGCGCTCCGGCGCGCGGCGCGGTGGGCCCCGGCGGCGCTGTTCTCGTCGGGGATCGTCGCCGGCGACAAGCCCGTTCTG GTGCGCGATTTCGTGAGGTCGGCGCTCTACGACCCCAACCACGGCTACTTCTCCAAGCGGTCGGGGCCCGTCGGCGTGCTCGACTCCGCCATCCGCTTCCACAAGCTCGAGG GGAGGACTGCGTACATGAAGCATCTTGATAAGCTGTATAAGATGCATGATATCTCTTGGTTTACTCCAGTGGAGCTTTTCAAG CCATGGTATGCCTATGCAATAGCTGCGTCAATCCTTCGCACGGCTAATCTTTCAGTCCCATTGAAG ATATATGAAATCGGAGGTGGATCCGGGACATGTGCAAAGTGCGTACTTGATTACATGATGTTAAATGCTCCGCCAAAAGTCTACAATAATATGAAATACAT CTCAGTAGAGATTAGCTCCTCCCTTGCTGAAAAGCAGTTGGAAACTGTCGGTGAAGTGCAGAGCCATTTGTCAAAGTTCACAGTGGAGCATCGTGATGCAACTGACATAGCTGGATGGG GCTGCAAGGACCCTCAACCATGCTGGGTGCTAATGCTTGAG GTACTTGACAATCTACCTCATGACCTTGTCTATTCACCAGATCAGGTCTCTCCATGGATGGAGGTGTGGATTGAAAAAGTAAATGGCAG TTCACAAGTCTGTGAGGTCTACAAACCATTGCAAGACCCATTAGTTTCCCGCTGCAGTGAGATTGTTGGCATGAATGAAGAGAATCCATCTTTGAGAGAAAAACTATCATTCGCTGCAAAAGGACTCGTCTCAAAAGTATTCCCGAAGCCTAGGAGAGCTTGGTTACCAACCGGATGTTTG AAACTACTGGATACTTTGCATCAAACTTTGCCAAGTATGTCCCTTATTGCTTCAGACTTCAGTTATCTTCCTGATGTTAGCATACCTGGCGATAGAGCTCCATTGGTTTCTTCAAAG AAAGATGGGAAAACTTTGGATCATCCCAACTATCTTGATGCACAG GGCGATGCAGATATCTTCTTCCCAACCGATTTCTTGCTGTTGGAGCAGATCGACCACCACTGCTCTGGTTTCTCGAAAGACCAGATGAAGCGTGGTGCATTTAAACCAGTGAAGAGTAGGAGAACAATCATA CTTGATTCGGCTGCCTTTATGGAGGAGTTTGGGATGCCACTGAAGACGAGGACCAAAGATGGATACAATCCACTTCTTGATGATTTCAGGAACACAAAGTTCTATCTCAGTGTGCCTACCCACAACAAGAAGTAG
- the LOC109779333 gene encoding protein BLISTER codes for MASASASTDVASSREASRQAGKKALEEFRKKKKKAAKKATAAVVDQAAPVVPSVVENPLPNSNNGNPGQGLVSDLDSSTPSTSSAPSASYENDPTTSSRVTGFLSNGPVVADASANVTTVAPLQDSVDDGGSKFYGNLSFSDLVNGHHDDWRGDIAHKRVELSPDKDLPLTSKLSAFGNTDSGSQSTEVLSKWGGNSSLSQVHGIKQSSSFSSGNLLGKSESTFSQDYSPENDIFGRLRATSKDSSQAGHSAYTSNRDYGSIFSSSKVADGLGHDANIGMLRNASDSTSTNFDKQDPFLSTAYPTAYNRSRPSFLDSIGVQRALPAEAPYVEPSKASNKLFSSSNSESSSVQQPNQQSTQNSVVDNSVITGRQEYNSEKGPYDNSVLPDSLPSKDEKSLHYGNQMFQDFTSHEKDDGFASLEQLIEDLTTEKFSLQRTLEKSQELAQNLATDNSALTDKFNQQAHVISQLTSDMERLQDEIQAQLLALETIRSEYANAQLECNAADERGKVLAAEVILLEDKALKLRSNELKLEKEVEGLNSEISSYKRKVSSLEKERQHLQSTVEALQEEKKLLHSKLRNIPVSEKVNVIEKPSADKRDASTATEDLDTGESSSSQTLTSTSDPLQDVGTSVSQFNNMSDFPSFGDASSSIPEDQLRMIDNINSLMSELAVEREELMRALRIESSNCSKLKELNRDLTQKLETQTQRLELLTSERMANENVLARQVDTHFNDATMYADEGDEVVERVLGWIMKLFPGGPKRRTSKLH; via the exons ATGGCGTCGGCGTCGGCCTCCACCGACGTCGCGTCCTCGCGCGAGGCGAGTCGCCAGGCCGGGAAGAAAGCG CTGGAGGAGTTccgtaagaagaagaagaaggccgcGAAGAAGGCCACCGCCGCTGTAGTAGACCAGGCAGCGCCTGTGGTTCCCAGCGTAGTGGAGAACCCCCTGCCAAACTCCAATAATGGCAACCCTGGACAGGGTTTGGTGTCTGATTTGGACTCAAGCACACCAAGCACATCATCTGCGCCATCTGCTTCCTATGAGAATGACCCAACCACTTCTTCCAGAGTCACCGGATTTCTGTCAAATGGTCCTGTAGTTGCAGATGCATCAGCTAATGTTACTACTGTTGCCCCCCTGCAAGATTCTGTTGATGACGGAGGGAGCAAGTTTTATGGAAACTTGAGCTTTTCTGATCTAGTTAATGGGCATCACGATGATTGGAGAGGCGATATTGCCCATAAAAGGGTAGAGCTCAGTCCTGACAAGGATCTGCCTTTGACATCTAAATTAAGTGCATTTGGAAACACTGACAGTGGTTCCCAGTCTACCGAGGTCTTGTCAAAATGGGGAGGAAATTCTTCGTTGAGTCAAGTACATGGTATCAAGCAATCCAGTTCATTTTCATCTGGCAACCTTCTTGGGAAGTCTGAAAGCACTTTCTCTCAGGATTACTCCCCAGAAAATGATATCTTTGGCCGCTTACGAG CTACCTCCAAAGACTCTTCCCAAGCAGGGCACTCCGCATATACCAGCAACCGGGACTATGGCAGTATCTTTAGTAGTTCTAAAGTTGCTGATGGTTTAGGTCATGATGCAAATATCGGAATGCTTCGGAATGCATCAGATTCCACATCTACCAATTTTGATAAACAGGATCCTTTTCTGTCAACTGCTTATCCAACTGCATACAATCGATCTCGGCCATCTTTTCTTGATTCTATTGGAGTACAAAGAGCTCTTCCAGCAGAAGCCCCATACGTTGAACCTTCAAAAGCAAGCAACAAGCTATTCAGCAGTTCAAATTCCGAGAGTTCTTCTGTTCAGCAGCCAAACCAACAATCCACGCAAAACAGTGTTGTGGATAATTCTGTTATAACAGGGAGACAAGAGTATAATAGTGAAAAGGGGCCATATGACAATTCCGTACTTCCTGATTCCTTGCCTTCCAAAGATGAAAAAAGTCTGCATTATGGTAATCAAATGTTCCAAGATTTCACAAGTCATGAGAAAGATGACGGTTTTGCATCACTAGAGCAG CTCATCGAGGATTTGACAACAGAGAAGTTTTCGTTACAAAGGACTTTAGAGAAATCTCAAGAATTAGCACAAAATTTGGCAACGGATAACTCAGCATTGACAGATAAGTTCAACCAACAG GCACACGTTATCAGCCAGTTGACCTCTGACATGGAGAGGTTGCAGGATGAAATTCAAGCTCAACTG CTGGCACTTGAGACCATCAGATCGGAATATGCCAATGCCCAACTAGAATGCAATGCTGCAGATGAGAGGGGCAAAGTACTCGCAGCAGAAGTCATTCTATTGGAAGATAAG GCTCTTAAACTTAGGTCAAATGAGTTGAAACTTGAAAAGGAAGTGGAGGGTTTAAATTCAGAGATCTCTTCCTACAA ACGCAAAGTTTCTAGTCTAGAGAAGGAACGTCAGCATCTTCAATCTACTGTCGAGGCTCTTCAAGAAG AAAAGAAGCTCCTGCACTCTAAATTGAGAAACATTCCTGTGAGTGAGAAGGTAAATGTCATAGAAAAACCATCAGCCGACAAAAGAGATGCATCAACTGCGACGGAGGATTTAG ATACAGGGGAAAGCAGCTCTTCACAAACACTGACCAGTACCAGTGACCCATTACAAGATGTTGGAACATCTGTTTCACAGTTTAATAATATGTCTGATTTTCCTTCCTTCGGAGACGCATCTTCTAGCATTCCAGAAGATCAGCTCAGAATGATTGACAACATCAACTCCTTGATGTCGGAG TTAGCAGTGGAGAGAGAAGAGCTAATGCGAGCACTGAGAATCGAGTCATCTAACTGCTCCAAGCTGAAG GAGCTGAACAGGGATCTAACACAAAAGCTGGAGACTCAGACACAGAGACTTGAGCTATTGACTTCTGAAAGGATGGCCAATGAGAATGTCCTTGCAAGACAGGTCGACACACACTTCAATGATGCAACAATGTATGCTGATGAAGGGGACGAG GTTGTCGAAAGGGTGCTTGGCTGGATAATGAAGCTCTTCCCTGGCGGGCCAAAGCGTCGCACCAGCAAACTTCACTAG